CTCTGTAACTTCCTCCAATTCCCTCTAACCATTGCCTCATGGGGTAGGGCAACAGAGAGCTCAAAGGACCCTGGGTTAGAGCCTACTTCTGCTTTGAGGCAAGTTTAGTCCTTTGGCATCCTCAACCAGTTCCTTCTAGAGACTCTGATTCTTCTATATCTGACTTAaacttccccttccccctatCTCTAGGAGTTGTTCTCAGAGACAAAGGGAGTTGggattggggagagggggaagatcATAAAGTGATTTAGGCTTTccagagacaagattcaaacgAAACCTGGGAAACTGTATACATATGGCCACAGGGGTGTAGGGGATTCTTTGTTTTTAACCATCAGGGATGAAGGAGACTCATGGGAAGCCAGCCTAGGATAAGTAGGAGAtccaaaaaaaagggaagaacaatGAGGACAGGTGGGGTGGGCCAGCCACCATAAATGCTTGAGAGGTAAAAATCATTCTGATACCATATGAAGACTGTGACTATTTATtgatgttatcattatcataatagttatatcatatataatgcaTAAAATATTGTGTTGTAATAATCATAAGAGCTCAATGCAAGGTGTTACATATTTCATCATCCTAACAACGTTCAGCTATTATGCCCATTCTAcacatcaggaaactgaggttcaaggacTGCACAAGGTCTCCAGTTTCACTCACCCTCACTCATGACTAtttcatagaatgtcagagccagaaggaaccCCAGGAGACCATCAAGTCTAATGCCCTCCTCTTACTGGAGTCCCAAGCAGGGGAGTGAATTTTTTTGAGGTTATTTGGGCTTATTTAATGGGGGAGCCAGAAATAGAAACCAGGTTTCTTGACTTCCCGTTGCTGTCCCAAGTTCTTTATATAATGCCATACTTTGTCAGCTCTATCTGTGACCAAACCCAGCAACCTGTCCCATATCAGTCCTAAAGTATTAGGCAAAGAACGGGAGACTAAACCAGCTCCCCAGCTAGAGGGAAGGAGGGCCTGGATTCGGGGCAAACTGTGGAGTGGGGGGTACCAGGCACTTGGGAATGGAAAGAGGCCTCCCGCCTGACTCCTCCCTTCCCGACTCTCTGGCCCAGGGTTTTATGATGAAGCGGGCGGGGCCCTGGTTTCCAGGGGCCTAGCTCTGTGACAGGGAGGGGCAGCGGAGGGGCAGCAAAATGTGTTGTGGGGTAAAAGCCCATTCACAAGGCAACTCAAGCCTGCAGGACGCTGAAGCAGGTGGCTGAGGAGGATGGCAACAATAGACCTCCTCCTCCCTTTCGTCCTCCTACTCCTCGTGGCTACTCCAGCCCACGGAGAGTACGGCGTGGTCCACGTGGTATCAGGGAAGGGCAGCAAAGACTACTGCGCCCTCTTCAGTTCTGAGTACGTCACCTTGCCCCGGGATCTCCACCATGCCCCTCTGCTGCCCCTGCATGATGGCACCAAAGCACCCTGGTGCCCCAGTGAGAACACCTACCAGTCATCCCCACAAGGCACCAGCCCCCAGAAACCACTGAGCAAAACCACTGCCATGGTGCTCCGGGGCAACTGCAGCTTTTATGCCAAGGGCCGCCTGGCCCAAGGCCAGGGTGCCTACGGCCTTCTTATCGTCAGCCGTGCTGGCGACCTCCAGTGTTCGGACACCACCCCACTCCCAGTGACCTACCAGAGCCAAGGGCTGCTCCCTGACCTGAGCATCCCCGTAGCGGTACTCCGCTACGACGATATGTTGGATATCTTGAACCAGGCCCGAGGAAGGGCCATTCCCCGGGTGGCCATGTACGTGCCCCCAGAGCCGGTCCTTGACTACAACATGGTGATCATCTTCATCCTGGCCGTGGGCACCGTGGCTGTGGGGGGCTACTGGGCCGGGATGAGCGAGGCGGAGAGGCTCCAGCGGCGCCGAGAGCGTCGAGGCGGAGCTGCCAATATCAGCGAGGAGGCGGAAGGGATGGCGGAAGAGGAAGACGAGGAGGAGGAGCCAGTGGACTTCACGCCAGCTATGACGGGAGCGGTGGTCCTCATGTCCTGTTCCATCATGCTATTGCTCTATTTCTTCTACGATTGTTTTGTCTACATTATGATTGGCGTCTTTGGGTTGGGCGCCGGTACTGGCCTCTACAGCTGCCTGTCTCCGCTGGCTCGCCGCCTGCCCCTGGGACGCTACCAGCTCATCCTGCCAGGCCTGCAGACTTACCTGCAGCTGTCCTTGATCCTGCTGGCCGGCCTGTGCACCTCCATCACAGCCATCTGGATGATCTTCCGCAACGAGGAGCGCTGGGCCTGGTTCCTACAAGACACTCTGGGTGTAGCCTATTGCCTGTTTGTGCTCAGGCGAGTGAGGCTGCCCACGTTGCGGAGCTGTGCCTCCTTCCTGCTGGCCCTGCTGGCCTTCGatgttttctttgtcttcatcACCCCTTTTCTCACCAGGACTGGCGAGAGCATCATGGTAGAAGTAGCCTCTGGCCCTTCGGATTCCACCAGCCATGAGAAGCTGCCCATGGTGCTGAAGGTGCCTCGCCTCAGCTTCTCCCCACTGACGCTCTGTGACAGACCATTCTCCATCCTTGGCTTTGGGGACATCGTGGTGCCTGGCTTCCTGGTGGCCTACTGCCACCGCTTTGACATCCAGGTACGCTCTTCTCGAGTCTACTACATGACCTGCACCTTAGCCTATGCCGTTGGCCTGTTAGTCACTTTTCTCGCCATGATTCTCATGCAGATGGGCCAGCCAGCACTGCTCTATTTAGTATCCTGTACACTCATCACCAGCCTGGGAGTTGCTGTCTGTCGCCAAGAGCTCTCCCTCTTTTGGACTGGTCAGGGTTTCATTAAGCCACCCACCCGCCCCACCATCCAGTCACCTCCTTCCCCTGACGTTAGGGTGATGGCTGAAGAGCCATCTCCATCGCCAGAGCAGAAGTCAGAAGAACATACTGATATCCAGCCTATTGTAAAGCCCAAGGAGCTAAATGGGGAGGAGGCCAGCCTCCTGGAAATCAGCATTAGAGGGGACTCAGAGGAGACTCTCCTGCCAGCTGAGGATGGAGGCACCAGCCCATGCTGCCTCACTGATAGCTCTGAGGGCTGGAGTGATGCCAACCTAGATCCAGAAGAGCTGCCTACCCCTCCACTTGGGACTAATGAAAATCCAGGAACCCTGGGCACACAGGCGGGGGAACTGAATGATGCCCCTGAAGGCACTGTTGTCTGGACAGGGCTCCACAAAAGAAAGGGCTTAAAGGTCAAGAAAAGCCTATCAGCCCAAGCCTCACTAAACTAGAAACTGACCACCCCTGCCACCTCAGAGGCTCCCTTTCATCCTTGCCTTTAGAGAGGAATGGTAGAATATCACAGAGAATAGCCATGCATGGCAACAGGAAATCGGGGCATTAAAAAGGTTCATTACCCACCTGGCAAGAAAGTCTGTTGCTTTTGGTTTCTTGTAAGGACCTAGAAATAACTgcagagcccccccccccactgccaCATGAAGGTTCTGACACAGAGTGGCCTTCTAAGAACCCTGACCTTGAAAAGCCAGCACTGTCCCCCAGATTTCACAGATCCATTAAACAGCCCTTTGTAATTCtgtggggccctgggcaagtcacttaaccctgcttgactcagtttctttcatctgtaaaatgaaggaaatgacaaaccactttgccaagaaaaccccaaatggggtcacaaaagagttggccataactgaaaaatgactgaagatcaacatttacaagtgagaaaactgaactaagtgatttgcttgtctaaggtcacatagctaaagagtgttagaagcaggatttgagctcagatcttcttgacttgaaGTCCAGTGGGTAGCTGACCCTAATAGTgacctcttttttaaaacctctttttcacctTCAATCTCTTATTGGAGGTCATGAGATCCTAAAATTGGGTGGAGGCTGAAGAGCCTTCAAAGATAATCtaatccaaattcttcattttataaagggaGAAACAGTCCACAGATGGTTAGTGACTTACCCATAATCATTCTCCAGGTAGTATTGGCAGGGTTTGTATTTGAAGTATGGTTTTCCTGACCTCAAATCTAGCACCTTTATCAAAGTAATGAATTCAGTTCTAATGTTTACGTCCCAAAGGCAGGTAGGTAGTTCCgtggagagaatgctggatctggaatcagaaggacctgtaccagctgtgtggccctgaggaagtcccttaatcctgtttgcctcagtttcctcatctttaaaatgaatctaagaaggaaacggcaaacctattccagtatctttgccaaaaaaaaatccaaatgggtcacaaagagttggaatatgaatgaaaaacaattaataaatgttaataagtAGCCTTCTgtatacagtggaaagaacacagggTCAGAGTCACACCCAAGTTCTGGTCTGGGTTTTACCACTGTATTTATGACCTTAGAGAAGTTACTttcttccctggacctcagtttccatctctgtaaaaaatgaaaggttccttcttccttatcttttaCCTGATTTTATCTTTTGAGGTCTCAGTTTgtcccatttataaaatgtaagaGCTAAGTTCCCCCTCCCAGCTCTACCATAATACCTATAAAAGAAAGACTCTGTGGAGGTCTccaactttctcttcctttttgcaGAGTAAGGTCAGCATCTTAAACTGTGGAACATTAAGCCCATTGAATGTAAGTAGGCCAGGTTAAAATGCTCTCCAGAAGACTTTGTCTGCTAATAGGGATAGCTGTTTGGAACCTCAACTTGGCAGTGGGATAGATAGAAGTctgggcttggagacaggaagaactgagttcaaatctagcctccaatacctctagctatgtgattctgacaATCACTTGagctctcagtctcagtttcttcatctgtaaaatgggtaataatataataatagcacctacttcccaggataaaatggggcagctgggtggcacagtaaatagactgctaggcctgcagtcaggaagacttatcttcctgagttcaaatctaaccttggacacttcttagctatgtgacactgggccagtcacttaatcctctttgcctcagtttcttcatctatttaaTAGATtctattaaatgagctggagaaggaaatggcaaaccactccagtaacttttgccaagaaaactccaaatgaggtcacaaaaagtcagacatgactgaaataactaaacatcTCCCTGAACTGACACctgaaatgagaatatttgtaaagtaaatgctagctattataggCCATGTACAAGCAGCTATTCCCCCTCTAGGAATAACCCTGGGTACTTTATGTACCATGACAATGGTATGTGTGGGAAGGGGAAAATGGTCAAAAGGCCTTTGGGAATTTCTAGTCTTGGTATATGTGGTTATTTTCCCACAATCCTTTCAGTCTGACTACTCTGGTAGTCCAACTTTGAGGCACAGTTAACAACAACCAAGGAATATTGGCCAGGAGCCTGCCGCCTATCCCAACAAGAAGATTCCCCATAGGATCAGGAGGGCTCTGCTTACAGGAAGCCAGGGAGGGTCCCACCATCCGAATTTGGAGGGTTCTTCCCTCAGTTAAGCCATGATGTGAGCCACGAGCCATCTCCTCTCATCCCATCCTGCCAAGATTGTGCCAAATGCCAAAGGCATGGTTCTAAAGCCATCATCCTCTTGGTTCTGGTTCAACATTAGGATGAAAGGCACTCATGGGTCACTGAACATTTAAAAAGAGAGGTTTTCTTTGCCCAAATACAGCAAGGATACAGCGGATGAGCTTCTCTGAGACCAGCTCCCCTCATCTCCATCTGGAAAAGCCTGGTCAATAAATCATCAGGGCACAGAGACTTGTGTGGTCTCAGGTATCCTCCAAGTCTGAGAGGACTAGATTGCCCTGAGGCTGGGACTTTTTAAAGACCTTAGACCAGGAAGCTCTATTAGGGAATTGGGGGCAAATCAGGTTTcacaggagaggggaagggaggaagctgCCTCAGGAAGCTGGGGTCCAAGGACATTGCATGACAGCTGTGAGTGGGAAAGAAACTGTTGTCAGGGGAGCCATCAGAGGGAAGAAGATGTTGGTCCTATCACAGCCTTAAAACCTTACTTAGGGAATGAGCTTCCCCATAAGAAATGTGCAGAGGAGCCTAGGCCTGAAGAGGCTGCTCCAAGGACACATTTACGTGCCTCTTCTGAATGGCACCATATGCCATCGATTCCATCAAAAAGTGGCCTGCTTTCTTGTGGCAGTCGTGTGAGCCCTCTTCATTTTCTCCAGCTTTCAGGTTTGAGGCCTGTCCTCTTGACCTCATGTATTTTTGTCCTTCCTTCTGCCTGACTCTGCAAGAATCCATCTGGCAAGGTCCCTATTCAAAGAGGTCGGAGCTATTAATTCATCTGATGGTAGGGTCTGGTGCCTCCTCTCAACTTTGTATCCGTGCTCTGGCAGCAGGTTTAGCTATTTGCACAAAGGATTATTTTAGAGAAGTCATGAATCTATGCAAGGGCCCCAAGAACAGGAACTTATCAGAGACTGAAGAAGGGGCTCCCTAAGGACTGTGTCCTAGACAAACCCCGTTTAACAAAACTACCCACTGAGATTATATCTTGTTGTCTGATCTTGAAGTCATCCGAGATAAAGGTCTGTCCAATTTCCTGTAATGTTTGTCTCTTTATTTAAATCTAAATTACCTTGTAATAAAGCACAAATTATTGTACAAATTCCAGCTGTCATTATTAATAGTcagaagataaataaatattatttaactaATAAATTATTGATgattgttataaataaataatatgataaaataatgCATAAAGCAATAACTGATGGAATATATGAGATAgataaataatagatataatCATTATTAGTCTAGGCTATAGCTATggcttattgatttatttgttcaTATCTTATTATGTAGAAATCATTTAGAAAGGTGTTGTGTTATGTCCTCCTCCTCATGCTCCCATGGACCATAGTTactcatggggttttcttggcaaggatataagagtggtttgccatttccttcttcagtggatcctTTTATCAGgtaaacagaggtcaagtgacttgcccaggaagtgtctgacactggatttgaacttggatcttcctaactccagacccatcactctatccactaagacacCCCATTGCCTCCTGGtcatacagaggttaagtaacttgtctaagcttatatagctaggaagtatctgaggctagatttgaactcatgtcttcctccTCCAGACTCCAATGCTCTTAATCACTGAACCACAGCTTTCTTTgcacaaagaaaaagcaagatggttaatcaataagcattaattaagcaacTACTACATACCAGgaatgctaggtgctagggatgcAAACACTATTAATAACATAGTCTCTACTcaccaggagcttacattctggtgagacagaaaatacataaaaggatggagagaataaatacaaagaaatatgaagTAGTTAAATATAAAGCAGTTTGGAAGAGGGAATGCTAGGAATtgagactgggaaaggcttcgtGGAGTAGGTAATGCTTGACCTGTgccttgaaggaagacagagattCTATGAGGActagtgattctttttttcttttttttcaaatccttaccttctgtcttaaagtcaatGCTaagaacagtgatacatgtataacccagtggaactgcttatcagctccaggaggggaatcatgaatcatggaaccttggaaaaataatctaaattatttttttaaaacccttaccttccgtcttggagtcaatactgtgtattggctccaaggcagaagagtggtaagggtaggcaatggaggtcaagtgacttgcccagggtcacacagctgggaagtgtctgaggccagatttgaacctaggacctcccgtctctaggcctggctctcaatccactgagctacccagctacccccaataatctaaatttaaaagaaaatttttaatatttttttaaaagtcaatgctaagtgtcagttccaaggcagggctaggcagtggaagttaagtgacttgcccagggtcatacagctaggaagtatctaagattagatttgaacccaggacctcccatctccagacctggcttcctatccactgagccacctaccttaccCCTAGGTCTAACAATTCTAGAAGTGCCATCTTTAAAATCAAGAAGGTCTCAAGAGtccaagtcctgcttctgacccATGCTGGTTGTATGACCACAGCCAAGTTACCTCTTAGTGCCCCAGACTACTCTGTAAGGTCACAGGCATATTCAGATGGGTTGTCAATATTACTAAGGAAGCATAAAGATAAAAGGAGCATGCAGTCAAAGGGCCTGAATTTGAAACCCACCTCTTGTCATTTACTgcttgtgtaaccttgggcaactaggtgacacagtgagtAAGGTATAggacctacagtcaggaagattcatcttactgagttcgaatctagcctcagacacttattagttgtgggaccctgggcaataTACTTTgcctagtttgcctcagtttccacatctgtcaaatgagctggagaaggaaatggcaaaccactccagtatctttgccgagaaaatccCAAACGAGGTCATGgagagatggacatgactgaacaacaacaactttggGCAACTCAAACTTTCagggctttagtttctttatctataaaatgtgagggTTGcctagatggcccctgaggtcccctccagctcttgATCTAAGATGCTGTGAATCTGCATTGATGGAGATGTCTTCCACAGTGGTAATACTCTACTTCAATGTGTAATCACATGGCTGGACCAGACAAAAAGATtggattcattcttttttaattaaattttcattttttaagtttaaacccccccccccttctcacCTCCTTTCCTActggaaaaaaaggtaaaacaaagTTCCTGTAACCAACATGCAGATTCAAGAAACACAAATTCCTGTATTGTCCATATTctaatatatttcttattctatGTAATTGGCCCATCACCTTTCTGACAGGAAGTGGGGAATATGCCTCATAATAGGTCCTCTAGAATCACAATTGATCACTATATTGATTTAATTCCtaagtctttaaaatttttttttgtataatattGTTGTGGTGGTATAAAagttctcctagttttgctcacttcacccTGTATCAGGTCattcaagtctttccaagtttctctgaaattctctttCATACTTTCCTACAAACCAACAGTATTTGATTATATTCTTACAccttaatttgtttagccatttccctatTGATGGAtaactagatggtgcagtggatagagtgctaggcctggagtcaggaagactcatcttaaacctgggcaagtcacttcaccctatttgtttcaatttcctcatctgtcaaataagcaggagaaggaaatggcaaaccactccagtatcatttgccaagaaaacctcaaatgaggtcccaaagaattgggcatgactaaaacaactaaacatTGATGGTCACCATCttagttttttgccacaacaaaaagaaacagttataaatatttttgtccacatGCTTGACTAATATTCTGATGCTCCTTTAAGTAATATTGTCATCATCAATAAATCCTAATTCCTCATCACTCTGATGGTGAGAGTGagctctttttaaatgttttatctttattttattttaataataaatttccatgttttccaaagtttcatgattcatattgtctccctcccttcttccctctccccctcccagaattaacaaacaattcagtctgggttatacatgtattattacacaaaacatatttccatattattcatttttataagtgaataatcttataaaaccagaatcccaaatcatatacccaaataaacaagtgataaatcatatgttttcatctgcatttctactccaacagttctttctatagAGATAGATAGGATTCTTCATCCtaagtccctcagtattgtcctggatcattgtaatgctgttagtagaaaagtctatcacatttgatcattcaacaatatttcagttactctgtataatgttttcctggttctgcttatttcacgttgcatcagtttatgtaggtctttcccagctctttctgaaatcatcctgtttgtcatttcttatagcacaataatattccatcaccaccatatactacaatttgttcagccattccccaattgagggacatccctttaggttctaattctttgccaccataaaaagtgcagctatgaatatttttgtacaaatagatcctttcccgtTTTTTGATAAGTGAGCTCTTAAGGGCTATATCATTGATGCACATGTGAGTCCTGTTAATTCCTGTCAAGGTGGGAACATG
The window above is part of the Gracilinanus agilis isolate LMUSP501 chromosome 4, AgileGrace, whole genome shotgun sequence genome. Proteins encoded here:
- the SPPL2C gene encoding signal peptide peptidase-like 2C → MATIDLLLPFVLLLLVATPAHGEYGVVHVVSGKGSKDYCALFSSEYVTLPRDLHHAPLLPLHDGTKAPWCPSENTYQSSPQGTSPQKPLSKTTAMVLRGNCSFYAKGRLAQGQGAYGLLIVSRAGDLQCSDTTPLPVTYQSQGLLPDLSIPVAVLRYDDMLDILNQARGRAIPRVAMYVPPEPVLDYNMVIIFILAVGTVAVGGYWAGMSEAERLQRRRERRGGAANISEEAEGMAEEEDEEEEPVDFTPAMTGAVVLMSCSIMLLLYFFYDCFVYIMIGVFGLGAGTGLYSCLSPLARRLPLGRYQLILPGLQTYLQLSLILLAGLCTSITAIWMIFRNEERWAWFLQDTLGVAYCLFVLRRVRLPTLRSCASFLLALLAFDVFFVFITPFLTRTGESIMVEVASGPSDSTSHEKLPMVLKVPRLSFSPLTLCDRPFSILGFGDIVVPGFLVAYCHRFDIQVRSSRVYYMTCTLAYAVGLLVTFLAMILMQMGQPALLYLVSCTLITSLGVAVCRQELSLFWTGQGFIKPPTRPTIQSPPSPDVRVMAEEPSPSPEQKSEEHTDIQPIVKPKELNGEEASLLEISIRGDSEETLLPAEDGGTSPCCLTDSSEGWSDANLDPEELPTPPLGTNENPGTLGTQAGELNDAPEGTVVWTGLHKRKGLKVKKSLSAQASLN